Proteins encoded by one window of Cylindrospermum stagnale PCC 7417:
- a CDS encoding MoaD/ThiS family protein, with amino-acid sequence MNKSAITVNVKLFAAYQEACGVSELVEEFPNGTTVAAICDRLIAEHPELAQWRHITRFGINLIFVEPDTILRDGDEVVLIPPVSGG; translated from the coding sequence ATGAATAAGTCTGCAATCACCGTTAATGTTAAATTGTTCGCTGCTTATCAAGAAGCCTGTGGAGTTTCCGAACTAGTTGAGGAATTTCCCAATGGTACAACCGTGGCAGCAATCTGCGATCGCCTAATTGCTGAACATCCAGAACTAGCCCAATGGCGCCACATCACTCGCTTTGGGATTAATCTGATATTTGTCGAACCAGATACTATCCTCCGAGATGGTGATGAAGTCGTGCTAATTCCCCCCGTCAGCGGCGGCTAA
- a CDS encoding C2 family cysteine protease produces MKSSKTPDNYSSLKLLMEIFKNDQNKVDQWITFVKGVKGNELKQKFINQGNDQESIDPKYDYDSRGNSNIITLQDIEKLFKDQAFKDDIMEWLRSQKLFPGDLGTAIYSQIQLDTFKKIKVALISGQVVAAGSYTYISEQTGTEEKTPDKVAGGHAYAVLAVRTTNSQNPEDSKAGKFHWVKLSNPQKSYFQKYDFRTGKFEVLKDKSNDSAQFWLELSDFTKNFSRLDIGSF; encoded by the coding sequence GTGAAATCATCAAAAACGCCTGATAATTACTCTTCTCTGAAGCTGTTAATGGAGATATTTAAGAATGACCAGAACAAGGTTGATCAGTGGATAACCTTTGTTAAGGGTGTTAAAGGAAACGAGTTAAAACAGAAGTTTATCAATCAGGGTAATGACCAAGAATCTATCGACCCCAAATATGATTACGACTCACGGGGCAACAGCAATATAATTACACTTCAAGATATTGAGAAATTGTTCAAAGATCAAGCTTTTAAAGATGACATCATGGAATGGCTGCGATCGCAAAAACTTTTTCCTGGCGATTTAGGAACAGCAATCTATTCCCAGATCCAATTGGATACCTTTAAAAAAATAAAAGTAGCCTTGATAAGTGGTCAGGTTGTAGCGGCAGGCTCCTATACATACATAAGCGAACAAACCGGAACAGAAGAGAAAACACCTGATAAAGTGGCGGGAGGCCATGCTTATGCAGTTCTTGCTGTTCGTACAACCAACTCTCAGAATCCTGAAGATAGTAAAGCAGGTAAGTTTCATTGGGTTAAACTCTCTAATCCTCAGAAGAGCTATTTTCAGAAATATGATTTTCGTACTGGAAAATTTGAGGTATTAAAGGATAAGTCAAATGATTCGGCTCAATTTTGGTTGGAGTTGAGTGATTTTACCAAAAACTTCTCCAGACTTGATATCGGCAGCTTTTAA
- a CDS encoding thermonuclease family protein yields MDKLTRQTLIWLGATFLILGLIGCDRLLPTSGDKVERVSDGDTLVLKDTSGKNFTVRFACVDAPEVPHSNKEKGSRLVRDRNQFSWGTKAQERVQQLVKQGGDRVTLNITDSDRYGRKVAEVRLKDGTFIQQVLLEEGLAKAYRPYLNKCPSKDLVQQTEAQAQQQKLGIWSDKKFVDPWEYRKLSKSAKP; encoded by the coding sequence ATGGATAAATTAACTAGACAAACGCTCATTTGGCTGGGTGCGACTTTCTTGATTTTGGGTTTGATAGGGTGCGATCGCCTTTTACCGACGTCTGGAGACAAAGTTGAGCGAGTGAGTGATGGTGATACTTTAGTACTAAAAGACACCAGTGGCAAGAATTTCACCGTGCGCTTTGCTTGTGTCGATGCACCAGAAGTCCCCCATAGCAACAAGGAAAAGGGCAGTAGACTGGTAAGAGATCGCAATCAATTTAGTTGGGGTACGAAGGCCCAAGAACGGGTGCAGCAACTGGTGAAGCAAGGAGGCGATCGCGTCACTTTGAATATTACAGATAGCGATCGCTACGGTAGAAAGGTGGCTGAAGTCCGCTTAAAAGATGGCACTTTTATCCAGCAAGTATTGTTAGAAGAAGGATTAGCTAAAGCCTATCGCCCTTATTTAAACAAGTGTCCCAGTAAAGATTTAGTTCAACAAACCGAAGCCCAAGCGCAACAGCAAAAGCTGGGTATTTGGAGTGATAAAAAGTTTGTTGATCCTTGGGAGTATCGAAAATTGAGCAAGTCAGCAAAGCCGTAA
- a CDS encoding type II toxin-antitoxin system HicB family antitoxin — translation MRYKVNLHKTAKGYAIWCPALPGCWTQGATEEEALENIKYAIKAYLDTVDEMTKIAEFYYVDVR, via the coding sequence ATGCGATATAAAGTCAATTTACATAAGACAGCTAAAGGCTATGCTATCTGGTGTCCTGCTTTACCTGGATGTTGGACACAGGGAGCCACGGAAGAAGAGGCATTAGAGAATATCAAATATGCCATTAAAGCCTACTTGGACACTGTTGACGAAATGACTAAAATAGCAGAGTTTTATTATGTAGACGTGCGCTAA
- the hpf gene encoding ribosome hibernation-promoting factor, HPF/YfiA family: MKLVIHGKNIEITDAIREYVHQKIEKAVSHFQNITNEVDVHLSVARNPRISTKQAAEVTIYANGSVIRAEESSENLYASIDLVADKIARQLRKYKERRQDQKTQPIPTNEAIVPEPVATDLIGDRTPELPDEVVRTKYFSMPPMTLAEAQEQLQMVGHDFYMFRNSETGEINVIYERNHGGYGVIQPRNGNGHTNGKNGKSTQANGVISEKAHSK; this comes from the coding sequence ATGAAGCTTGTCATCCACGGCAAAAATATTGAAATCACCGATGCTATTCGGGAGTATGTACATCAAAAAATTGAAAAAGCAGTTAGTCACTTTCAGAACATCACAAATGAAGTGGATGTGCATTTAAGCGTAGCTCGCAATCCCCGAATTAGTACTAAACAAGCGGCTGAAGTAACTATTTATGCCAATGGTAGCGTCATCCGTGCGGAGGAAAGCAGCGAAAACTTATACGCCAGTATTGACTTGGTGGCAGACAAAATTGCCCGTCAACTGCGTAAATATAAAGAACGGCGTCAAGATCAAAAAACTCAACCGATACCAACTAATGAAGCAATAGTTCCTGAGCCAGTAGCCACAGATTTAATCGGCGATCGCACTCCAGAACTACCAGATGAGGTTGTTCGCACGAAATATTTTTCCATGCCCCCCATGACCCTTGCAGAAGCCCAAGAACAACTGCAAATGGTAGGACATGACTTTTATATGTTCCGCAATTCCGAAACTGGAGAAATTAACGTAATTTACGAACGCAATCACGGCGGTTATGGTGTCATTCAACCCCGCAACGGTAACGGTCATACCAACGGCAAGAATGGCAAATCAACCCAAGCTAATGGCGTCATCTCAGAAAAAGCGCACTCTAAGTAA
- the thrC gene encoding threonine synthase translates to MTQATTTDAQATTAILQALKCKECGEEYELKASHVCELCFGPLEVKYNYSNLRLSVSREKIQAGPNSIWRYRDFLPVLTDNVIDVGTGMTPLVRSHRLARRLGLNKLYIKNDAVNMPTLSFKDRVVSVALSRARELGFTTVSCASTGNLANSTAAIAAHAGLDCCVFIPADLEAGKILGSLIYSPTLMAVKGNYDQVNRLCSEVANTHGWGFVNINLRPYYSEGSKTLGFEVAEQLGWQLPDHIVAPLASGSLFTKIYKGFQEFVEVGLVEAKDVRFSGAQAEGCSPIAQAYKEGRDFIKPVKPNTIAKSIAIGNPADGVYAMEIARKTNGNIESVNDAEIIEGIKLLAETEGIFTETAGGTTVAVLKKLVEAGKIDPDETTVVYITGNGLKTQEAIQDYVGEPLTIDAKLDSFERALERSQTLNRLEWQQVLV, encoded by the coding sequence ATGACTCAGGCAACAACCACAGACGCCCAAGCAACGACTGCCATATTGCAAGCCTTGAAGTGTAAGGAATGTGGCGAGGAATATGAACTCAAAGCCAGCCATGTTTGTGAGTTGTGCTTTGGTCCGTTAGAAGTCAAATATAACTACAGCAACCTGCGTCTCTCTGTCAGTCGGGAAAAAATCCAAGCCGGGCCAAATTCAATTTGGCGCTACCGGGACTTTTTGCCTGTCCTCACTGATAACGTGATCGATGTGGGAACAGGTATGACTCCCTTGGTTCGTTCCCATCGTCTTGCCCGTCGCCTGGGTTTAAATAAGCTTTATATTAAAAATGATGCCGTCAACATGCCCACTCTCAGCTTTAAAGATCGAGTGGTGTCTGTCGCCCTCTCTAGAGCCAGAGAATTGGGTTTCACAACTGTTTCTTGCGCTAGCACAGGTAACCTGGCAAACTCTACAGCTGCGATCGCAGCACATGCCGGTTTAGACTGCTGTGTGTTCATCCCCGCAGACTTGGAAGCGGGTAAAATTCTGGGTAGCCTCATCTACAGCCCTACCCTGATGGCAGTCAAGGGCAACTACGATCAAGTAAATCGCCTCTGCTCGGAAGTCGCCAATACACACGGCTGGGGTTTTGTCAATATTAACCTGCGTCCTTACTACTCAGAAGGTTCCAAGACACTGGGTTTTGAAGTTGCAGAACAACTCGGTTGGCAACTACCTGACCATATCGTTGCTCCTTTGGCTTCTGGTTCCCTGTTTACCAAAATCTATAAGGGTTTCCAAGAATTTGTCGAAGTCGGTTTAGTGGAAGCTAAGGATGTGCGTTTCAGTGGCGCTCAAGCTGAAGGCTGTTCACCCATTGCCCAAGCATACAAAGAAGGGCGCGACTTTATCAAGCCAGTGAAACCGAATACAATTGCCAAATCAATTGCGATCGGCAACCCAGCAGACGGTGTTTACGCTATGGAAATAGCCCGGAAGACTAACGGTAATATTGAATCAGTCAATGATGCAGAAATTATTGAAGGTATCAAGTTACTAGCAGAAACCGAAGGCATCTTTACTGAAACCGCCGGCGGTACAACAGTTGCTGTGCTGAAAAAATTGGTAGAAGCTGGCAAAATTGATCCAGATGAAACTACCGTGGTTTATATCACTGGCAATGGTTTAAAAACCCAAGAAGCCATCCAAGACTACGTTGGTGAACCTTTGACAATTGATGCCAAACTCGATAGCTTTGAACGGGCACTAGAAAGATCCCAAACACTCAACCGCCTAGAATGGCAGCAAGTCCTCGTTTAG
- a CDS encoding ABC transporter permease, which translates to MENNIFLDVLASLQKLFVGYIPAAVLGIFIGYLIGINGTIYQIFRRIFQIPHSIPPVVLLPIALIAFKESESAAVIVIFVGTLWSMIVNTAIGLRHFRRQDNNFRAAIFHTFHALKVGVWVAWFTVIAIEMLIGPKGLGFVAWDSYKSGSTNYIIEAILYIAIIGLLLDQLLDFTAYLLSQMVSERGKSR; encoded by the coding sequence ATGGAAAATAATATCTTTTTAGACGTATTAGCTAGCCTGCAAAAGCTTTTTGTGGGTTACATTCCAGCCGCCGTTTTGGGTATTTTTATTGGATATTTAATCGGCATAAATGGCACAATTTATCAGATATTTAGGCGGATATTTCAAATACCCCATAGTATTCCGCCTGTAGTCTTGCTGCCCATTGCCCTGATAGCATTTAAAGAGAGCGAATCTGCCGCTGTGATTGTGATTTTTGTTGGTACTCTCTGGTCGATGATCGTGAATACAGCAATAGGTCTGCGGCATTTTCGCAGGCAGGATAATAACTTTCGCGCAGCTATTTTTCATACATTTCATGCTCTAAAAGTTGGCGTTTGGGTAGCCTGGTTTACAGTTATTGCCATAGAAATGTTGATCGGACCAAAAGGACTCGGCTTTGTCGCTTGGGATAGTTATAAATCTGGCAGCACCAATTACATTATTGAAGCGATACTTTACATCGCCATCATTGGCCTTTTGCTGGATCAGTTGCTAGATTTCACAGCATATCTTCTCTCGCAGATGGTTTCAGAACGGGGTAAATCTCGCTAA
- a CDS encoding TIGR04376 family protein encodes MGLFDDLSRFLESRLEEFLRNNPHLELEALLEQLREQEEDTLKLIADLQLQEKRSQDDILSTAQEIQRWHIRVQKAKTALREDLATAAAAREAALLREGNQRWGQMQGLKERINQSQELLHKIQQRRQEVQTKAAEAQTARAKATTQQRLETNGWQNPTSNYSSGFDDLEEKFRTWETQDELEQMKRNLGK; translated from the coding sequence GTGGGCTTATTTGATGATTTGAGTCGGTTTCTCGAAAGCCGTTTAGAAGAATTCTTGCGTAATAATCCACATTTGGAGTTAGAGGCGCTGTTAGAACAGCTGCGGGAGCAAGAAGAAGATACTTTAAAGCTGATTGCAGATTTACAATTACAAGAGAAGCGATCGCAAGACGATATTCTCTCCACCGCCCAGGAAATCCAACGCTGGCACATCCGCGTTCAAAAGGCAAAAACTGCCCTGAGAGAGGATTTAGCCACAGCGGCGGCGGCGCGAGAAGCCGCCCTACTGCGCGAAGGAAATCAGCGCTGGGGACAAATGCAGGGTCTGAAAGAGCGGATCAATCAATCTCAAGAACTACTACACAAAATTCAGCAGCGGCGACAGGAGGTGCAAACTAAAGCAGCTGAGGCGCAGACAGCACGCGCTAAAGCTACAACCCAGCAGCGCTTGGAAACCAATGGCTGGCAAAATCCAACTAGTAATTATTCTAGCGGGTTTGACGACCTAGAAGAAAAGTTCCGTACCTGGGAAACCCAAGATGAGTTGGAACAAATGAAGCGCAATCTGGGGAAATAA
- the acsF gene encoding magnesium-protoporphyrin IX monomethyl ester (oxidative) cyclase, which produces MVDSLKKPGFEELRPGIKVPAKETLLTPRFYTTDFDEMEKMDISVNEDELRAILEEFRTDYNRHHFVRDAQFEQSWDHIDGETRQLFVEFLERSCTAEFSGFLLYKELGRRLKDKSPVLAECFNLMSRDEARHAGFLNKALSDFNLSLDLGFLTKSRSYTFFKPKFIFYATYLSEKIGYWRYITIYRHLEAHPEDQIYPIFRFFENWCQDENRHGDFFDAIMKSQPQMLNDWKARLWSRFFLLSVFATMYLNDIQRKDFYASLGLDAREYDIHVIKKTNETAGRVFPVMLDVENPEFYQRLDVCIENNEKLRAISNSNTPKFLQIFQKLPVYLSHGWQLLRLYLMKPIDAASAQGAIR; this is translated from the coding sequence ATGGTAGATTCCCTAAAAAAACCAGGCTTTGAAGAATTGCGTCCTGGAATTAAAGTTCCCGCAAAAGAAACCCTCTTAACACCCCGGTTTTATACCACTGATTTTGATGAGATGGAGAAGATGGACATCTCCGTCAACGAAGACGAGTTAAGAGCTATTCTGGAAGAGTTTCGTACAGACTACAACCGCCATCACTTTGTCCGGGATGCCCAGTTTGAACAATCCTGGGATCATATTGACGGGGAAACTCGCCAGTTGTTCGTTGAATTTCTCGAACGTTCCTGTACAGCCGAGTTTTCCGGCTTTTTGCTCTACAAAGAACTCGGACGCCGCTTAAAAGACAAAAGCCCAGTCTTGGCAGAGTGTTTCAACCTGATGTCACGGGATGAAGCGCGTCATGCAGGGTTTTTGAACAAAGCATTGTCAGATTTCAACTTATCCCTCGATTTAGGGTTTTTGACTAAGAGCCGCAGCTACACCTTCTTTAAGCCGAAATTCATCTTCTACGCCACTTATCTCTCAGAGAAGATTGGTTATTGGCGCTACATCACCATTTATCGCCATTTAGAAGCACATCCTGAAGACCAGATTTATCCAATTTTCCGGTTCTTTGAAAACTGGTGTCAGGATGAAAACCGCCACGGCGATTTCTTTGATGCGATCATGAAATCTCAGCCGCAAATGTTGAATGATTGGAAGGCAAGGCTGTGGAGTCGGTTCTTCCTGTTGTCGGTGTTTGCCACAATGTATCTCAATGACATCCAGCGCAAGGACTTCTATGCATCCCTTGGCTTAGATGCAAGAGAATACGACATCCATGTAATTAAGAAGACCAACGAAACCGCAGGCAGAGTCTTCCCAGTAATGCTGGATGTAGAAAATCCAGAGTTTTATCAACGCCTGGATGTTTGTATTGAGAATAATGAGAAGTTAAGAGCAATTTCCAACTCTAACACCCCCAAATTCTTGCAAATCTTCCAGAAGTTGCCGGTTTACCTCTCTCATGGCTGGCAGTTACTGCGGCTATACCTGATGAAACCAATTGACGCTGCTTCTGCTCAAGGTGCAATTCGTTAA
- a CDS encoding MoaD/ThiS family protein has translation MAVTVLVPTALQKFTNNQAALECSGGNISELFDSLEQSCPGIKSRLCDETGKPRRFLNLYVNSEDIRFLEGTETVLKDGDEVSIVPAVAGG, from the coding sequence ATGGCTGTAACAGTTTTAGTCCCCACCGCCCTGCAAAAATTCACGAATAACCAAGCTGCCCTAGAATGTAGTGGTGGCAACATCTCTGAACTGTTCGATTCCTTAGAACAAAGTTGTCCGGGAATCAAATCTCGGTTATGCGATGAAACGGGAAAACCACGGCGGTTTTTGAATTTGTACGTCAATAGCGAAGACATCCGCTTTTTAGAAGGTACAGAAACAGTCTTGAAAGATGGCGATGAAGTTAGTATTGTCCCCGCTGTTGCAGGTGGTTGA
- a CDS encoding DUF2996 domain-containing protein — translation MADETNHNQAGEVAPSTVDKQAPTVAEENAPSTDEPVATSLPTANTPDPKAANPKTNPNAAKQAAAPPKDKPAAAKKEKAPTVEDKPFVEFIEQEYLPAVQKAIAQQGVPDLQLSFAKQKFPLAGFDSAEECWQIIGKWQNNLRQFNLYFPDEDIQGKKGFSCNEGKKPSTLESFLIDERKITLDLLVFGLMQRLNGQKWLGRN, via the coding sequence ATGGCAGACGAAACCAATCATAATCAAGCGGGAGAGGTTGCTCCCAGCACTGTTGACAAACAGGCTCCCACTGTCGCTGAAGAAAATGCTCCTAGCACCGACGAACCAGTAGCAACGAGCCTCCCTACTGCCAACACGCCAGATCCGAAAGCAGCGAACCCCAAAACTAACCCCAATGCTGCTAAACAAGCTGCTGCACCCCCCAAAGACAAACCGGCAGCCGCGAAAAAGGAAAAAGCTCCCACTGTCGAAGATAAGCCATTTGTGGAGTTTATCGAGCAAGAATACTTGCCAGCCGTGCAAAAAGCGATCGCACAGCAAGGAGTCCCAGACTTGCAGTTATCCTTTGCAAAGCAGAAGTTTCCCCTCGCTGGCTTCGATTCCGCCGAAGAATGCTGGCAAATTATCGGCAAGTGGCAAAACAACCTCCGCCAATTTAACCTCTATTTCCCCGATGAAGATATTCAAGGGAAAAAGGGATTTTCCTGTAATGAAGGCAAAAAACCTAGCACTCTTGAGTCATTTTTAATCGATGAGCGCAAAATTACCCTTGATTTATTGGTATTTGGCTTAATGCAGCGCTTGAATGGTCAAAAGTGGCTAGGTAGAAATTAG
- a CDS encoding low specificity L-threonine aldolase: protein MSSNSEQFASDNYSGICPEALEYMLRANQASAPAYGNDEWTQKAADYFRELFEIDCEVFFAFNGTAANSLSLAALCQSYHSVICHETSHIETDECGAPEFASNGSKLLLAKGENGKLTPQAIEAVVTKRTDIHYPKPKVISITQATELGTLYTPEELLGIKEVAKKYNLKIHMDGARFANAVAAMNKSPAEITWKSGVDVLCFCGTKNGMALGEAIIFFNKALAEDFDYRCKQAGQLASKMRFISAPWLGLLETGAWLKNARHANLCAEYLENQLLKIAGVEMLFPREANAVFVKLPEQVIYSLKAKNWQFYTFIGVGGVRLMCAWNTTQARIDELIKDIQIAIA, encoded by the coding sequence ATGAGTAGCAATTCAGAACAATTTGCTAGTGATAATTATTCTGGTATTTGTCCCGAAGCGCTTGAATATATGCTGAGAGCAAATCAAGCCAGTGCGCCAGCTTATGGGAATGACGAATGGACACAAAAAGCAGCAGATTATTTTCGGGAACTATTTGAAATTGATTGTGAAGTATTTTTTGCTTTTAACGGAACTGCGGCAAATTCTTTGTCCTTAGCTGCACTTTGTCAGTCCTATCACAGTGTTATTTGTCATGAAACATCTCACATCGAAACAGATGAATGCGGCGCACCAGAATTTGCTTCTAACGGTTCCAAGCTACTTTTAGCTAAAGGAGAAAATGGCAAGTTAACACCACAAGCTATTGAGGCGGTTGTCACGAAGCGGACTGATATTCATTATCCCAAACCAAAAGTTATTAGTATTACCCAAGCGACGGAATTGGGAACTTTATATACTCCAGAAGAACTACTGGGTATTAAAGAAGTTGCCAAAAAGTATAACTTAAAGATTCACATGGATGGCGCACGCTTTGCTAATGCTGTAGCGGCGATGAATAAAAGTCCAGCAGAAATTACTTGGAAAAGTGGTGTAGATGTGTTGTGTTTCTGCGGTACTAAAAATGGTATGGCTTTAGGTGAAGCAATTATTTTCTTCAATAAAGCCTTAGCAGAGGATTTTGATTATCGCTGCAAGCAAGCAGGCCAGTTAGCCTCAAAAATGCGGTTTATTTCTGCTCCCTGGTTGGGTTTATTGGAAACTGGCGCGTGGTTAAAAAATGCCCGTCATGCCAATTTATGTGCTGAATACTTAGAAAATCAATTATTGAAGATAGCAGGCGTTGAGATGTTGTTTCCACGAGAGGCAAACGCCGTTTTTGTCAAGCTCCCTGAACAGGTAATTTACAGCTTAAAAGCTAAGAATTGGCAATTTTATACATTTATTGGTGTGGGGGGAGTGCGTTTGATGTGTGCTTGGAATACAACACAAGCGAGAATTGACGAATTGATCAAAGATATTCAAATCGCGATCGCATGA
- a CDS encoding ABC transporter permease subunit (The N-terminal region of this protein, as described by TIGR01726, is a three transmembrane segment that identifies a subfamily of ABC transporter permease subunits, which specificities that include histidine, arginine, glutamine, glutamate, L-cystine (sic), the opines (in Agrobacterium) octopine and nopaline, etc.), which translates to MLRFGFGRWLRWFLVVGLSCLFLAGCSGNPSAGKTLRVATEPAFPPFEFQGKGGELQGFSIDLMNAVATAAGFQVDFQSLPFDGIIPALRAKTVDAAISSITITQERAKTISFSRPYFKAGLAIAIRADNQDITGFDSLKNKKIAVQIGTTGAAQAKSVPGVEIRSFDSAPIALQELLNGNVDAVINDAPVTLYAINTGNLQGIKVVQQLLTEEFYGVATAKNSLYLPLINQGLTKVLQTGIYQQIYQKWFKSTPPKLPEKSAIANQTGASVSGILTSIGFIWRSFPTLLNGALVTLQLTIFSVVVGLVGGSLIGIVRLSPISPIRWLARAYIDFFRGTPLLVQIFMIYFGLPAIAQELGFTFTFDRLVAGVIALSLNSAAYIAEIVRAGIQSIEPGQAEAAKSLGLNSLETMGFVIFPQAFRRMIPPLGNEFISLLKDTSLVAVIGFEELFRKGQLIVAENYRSFEIYAAVAVVYLCLTLLSSQAFSRLEVWMNPVKNEKSKFKSQS; encoded by the coding sequence ATGCTGAGATTCGGTTTTGGGCGTTGGTTGCGTTGGTTTTTGGTTGTCGGGTTGAGTTGTTTGTTTCTAGCTGGCTGTAGTGGGAATCCTAGTGCTGGGAAAACTCTGCGGGTAGCGACTGAACCAGCTTTTCCACCATTTGAGTTTCAGGGGAAAGGCGGTGAGTTACAGGGGTTTTCGATTGATTTGATGAATGCTGTTGCAACTGCTGCTGGTTTTCAAGTAGATTTTCAAAGTTTGCCTTTTGATGGCATTATCCCCGCGTTACGAGCCAAAACGGTAGATGCGGCCATTAGTTCCATCACCATTACTCAAGAACGGGCCAAGACGATTTCTTTTTCCCGCCCTTATTTTAAAGCTGGATTAGCGATCGCCATCCGTGCCGATAATCAAGATATTACTGGTTTCGATAGTCTCAAAAATAAAAAAATTGCCGTCCAAATCGGCACAACAGGCGCTGCACAGGCTAAAAGCGTTCCTGGGGTGGAAATTCGCAGTTTTGATTCTGCACCCATAGCCCTGCAAGAATTACTCAATGGTAATGTGGATGCGGTAATTAACGATGCACCCGTTACCTTGTATGCAATTAATACAGGGAATCTCCAGGGAATTAAAGTCGTACAGCAATTGCTCACAGAAGAGTTTTATGGAGTTGCTACCGCTAAAAATTCACTCTATTTGCCATTGATTAATCAAGGTTTGACAAAAGTACTGCAAACTGGCATTTATCAACAGATTTACCAAAAATGGTTTAAATCCACACCGCCAAAATTACCCGAAAAATCAGCAATTGCTAATCAAACAGGTGCTAGCGTGTCGGGGATATTGACTTCTATTGGTTTTATTTGGCGGTCTTTTCCCACTTTATTAAATGGCGCATTGGTAACCCTACAATTGACGATATTTTCTGTAGTAGTGGGTTTGGTTGGGGGTTCTCTGATTGGGATTGTCCGCCTTTCTCCAATTTCTCCTATACGTTGGCTAGCAAGGGCTTATATAGATTTTTTTCGAGGAACGCCTTTGCTTGTACAGATTTTTATGATTTATTTCGGTTTACCTGCCATCGCCCAAGAACTGGGTTTCACCTTTACTTTTGATCGCTTGGTCGCAGGGGTAATTGCCTTAAGTTTAAATAGCGCCGCCTACATTGCCGAAATTGTCCGGGCTGGGATTCAATCGATTGAACCAGGACAAGCAGAAGCTGCAAAATCACTCGGTTTAAATTCTCTAGAAACAATGGGTTTTGTGATTTTTCCCCAAGCCTTTCGGCGGATGATTCCACCTTTAGGTAATGAGTTCATCAGTTTATTGAAAGATACTAGTTTAGTGGCCGTTATCGGCTTTGAAGAATTGTTCCGCAAAGGACAACTAATTGTCGCTGAAAATTATCGCTCATTTGAAATTTATGCCGCTGTCGCTGTGGTTTATTTATGCTTGACGCTGCTTTCTTCCCAAGCCTTTAGCCGCTTAGAAGTGTGGATGAATCCGGTTAAAAATGAAAAGTCTAAATTCAAATCTCAAAGTTAG
- the lipB gene encoding lipoyl(octanoyl) transferase LipB: protein MTYSIEIHKYRCLLYNQELMPYLDAHHWQRSLVAERIKNPSLDDVLILLEHPPVYTLGQGANPEFLKFDREKSQYEVHKVERGGEVTYHCPGQLVGYPILNLQRYRQDLHWYLRQLEFVLIRVLAKYGLQGSRIPAFTGVWLEGRKVAAIGIKVSRWITMHGFALNVCPDLTGFEQIVPCGITDKSVGSLAEWIPGITCQEVRFEIAQCFAEVFGVELVEC, encoded by the coding sequence ATGACCTATAGTATCGAAATACACAAATATCGTTGTTTGTTATATAACCAGGAGTTAATGCCGTATCTAGACGCTCATCACTGGCAGCGATCGCTTGTGGCTGAACGCATCAAAAACCCCAGTCTGGATGATGTGTTAATCTTGCTGGAACACCCGCCTGTCTACACTTTAGGGCAGGGAGCCAACCCGGAATTTCTCAAATTTGACCGAGAAAAAAGTCAATATGAGGTGCATAAAGTTGAACGCGGCGGCGAGGTAACTTACCACTGTCCTGGACAACTGGTGGGGTATCCAATTTTAAATCTGCAACGTTATCGTCAAGACTTGCATTGGTATTTGCGACAACTTGAATTCGTGTTAATTCGTGTTCTGGCAAAATACGGGTTACAGGGATCGCGCATTCCTGCTTTTACTGGTGTTTGGCTAGAAGGACGCAAAGTCGCAGCTATTGGGATTAAAGTTAGCCGCTGGATTACCATGCACGGCTTTGCTTTGAATGTTTGTCCTGATTTGACAGGCTTTGAGCAAATTGTACCCTGTGGGATTACTGATAAGTCTGTGGGTAGTTTAGCCGAATGGATTCCTGGAATTACTTGTCAAGAAGTCCGTTTTGAGATCGCCCAGTGTTTTGCTGAGGTTTTTGGCGTGGAATTAGTCGAGTGCTGA